From the Sphingobium yanoikuyae genome, the window CGGAGGCCGAGCGGGCCTTTGCCGCGCGCGGCGCCAATACCGTGGTCAACGAACTGGCGGTCAAGCGCTTGGGCTTTGCCTCACCGCAGGACGCGATCGGCAAGCAGGTGCGTGGCGGCCTGGTGCGCGACGAATTTGGCGGCAGCGTGCCCATCACCATCATCGGCGTCGTCCAGGATTCGCGCTTCCGCTCGATCCGCGATCCGATGGACCCGATCTTCTTCCTCTTCGATCGCGACAATCATAACGAAATGCTGATCCGCTATCATGGCAATCCGGCGACGATGCTGGCGCGGATCGAAAGCGTGTGGAAGCGGCTCGCTCCCGAAGTGCCCTTCACTGCCCGCTTCAGCGACGACATCGTGCGCGAAGTCTATCATGCCGAGGAAGCACGGGCCCAGGCCTTCGCCGCCTTCGCCCTGCTGGCGGTGATCGTCGGCTGCCTTGGCCTGTTCGGCCTGTCCGCCTTCACCGCGCAGCGCCGGACCAAGGAAATCGGCATCCGCAAGGTGCTGGGCGCCAGCACGGGGAAGATCGTGCAACTGCTGGTCTGGCAGTTCACCCGCCCGGTGCTGATCGCCAACCTCATCGCCTGGCCGATCGCCTGGTGGCTGATGCGCGACTGGCTCAACGGCTTCGACGCCCGGATCGCGCTGACGCCCCTGCCCTTCCTGCTGGCAGGCGGGCTGGCGCTGCTGATCGCGATCCTCACGATTGGCGCGCACAGCTTCCGCGTCGCGCGCACCAACCCGATCCACGCGCTGCGCTACGAATGACAGAAAACAGGCCGGCCATCCTGGCGGATGACCGGCCTGCCTGCTTGCGGGATTGGACCGCGCTTATTTCACCTGGGACAGCGCCGCATTCATCCGCTTGGCGGCGAAGGGCGGCAGCTTGGCCGCCTTGGCCGCCGTCACATCGGCCGCCGTCGGCTTGCCCACCTGCACCAGCGCGACCATGCCCATCGAATAATGGGGCATGCATTTGATGCCATACAGGCCTGGCTTGCTGACGGTCAGCACCGCCTCCTTGTTCATCGCCCCCTTCATCGGGGTCGCGCCGGCCGGCAACATGGTGGAGATGGTCTCGGCATTATGGCTGGGATCGGTCGGCTGGAAATGGATCACGTCGCCCGGCGCCGCCTTCACGAAGGACGGTTCGAACACCATCGCGCCATCGGCGCCCTTGTTCTTCATATGGACGGTGATGTCCTTGGCCGCGGCCGGCATCGCACTGGCCATGGCCAGGCCGCCGATGATCGCCAGCGCCGAACGATGAAGCATTTACTCTCTCCCGAAAATCAATGGTTTGAACTACCCCGTTAGCGTGCAACATGCCCAAAAACGGGGGCCAGACAATTGACCTTTGGTCCTATCGGCGCGCGGGTTGGACGGGCTCCAGGTCGCGGCCCAGATCGCGCCAGCCGTCCGTCCCCTCGGCCAGCCACCAGATATTGCGATAGCCCATCGCCCGCAGCCGTCGCGCCGCATTCCAGCCCATCCAGCAATCCGCGCGGCAGAAGGTGACGATCATCCGGTCGCGCTTCCCCCCGGTCAGCCGCGCAACCCCGCGCGCGAACCAGTCGGCAATATCCGGCATCGGCGCGCCCCGCCCGCTTTCGGGAAACCAGTGGGCGCCGGGGATGCTCTCATGCAGCTGCGCCAGTTGCCAGCGTCCGTCCGCCGCGCGATGGCCGCCCTCGGCCGGCAGCACATCGATCAGGATCATGTCGATATCCGGCCGCAGCCCGGCGATCGCGGCCGGCGCGATCCTGCCCACCCCCTCGGGCGGGCGATGCACCGGCCCACGATAATGGGCAATGCGATAGCCCTCCGCATCGAACAGCCCCGCCTCCTGCGCCAGCGCCACGCCCGGCATCAGCAGCAGCGCCATCAGCCCGATCCTCGCCCGCATCCCCATCCCTCCCAGGCCGCACGACCCAAGGTGCAATGGTAGCCGGTTTTTCCCGGCGCTAGGCATGGACTTTGGGAGAAGAGGATGAACAGGCGCAAGACCCTGACAGCCATGGCCATGTCCTGCCTGCTGGCGATCGGCGGCACAGCGCCTGCCCGCGCGCCCTATCCCGCCGATCCGCTGCACTCGCCCATGTGGACCGCCCATGCGCAGACCATCTTCGGTGACGATCCGGTCCGCTTCGATCCGCGCGTGAAGGTCAGCTATCCCGAAATCGCGGAAAACCAGCGCAGCTTCCCGGTCGCGCTCGACGCCCGCGGCCTCGGTCCGGACCTCGGCCCCGTCAGGCGCATGCTGATCCTCGCCGATCTCAATCCCATCCCGATCGCCATCGACTATCGGCCCGACGGCGCCGAACCTTATGTCGCCACCCGCATCAAGCTCGACCAGCGCACCCCGGTGCGCGGCGCGGTGCAACTGGCCGACGGCCAATGGCTGGTCAGCGGCGGCTGGGTCGATGCGGCGGGCGGCGGCTGCTCGGCCCCGCCGGTCAGCCGAGTGAAGGGCGACTGGGCCCAGCATCTGGGCGAAATGCGGGGCGAAGCCTGGCCGATGGCCGATGGCGCCAGCCGGCTGCGCGTCACCTTCCGCCATCCCATGGACACCGGCTTCGTCGCCAATATCCCGACCTATCATATCGAACAGATGCGCGTGACCGGCCCTGACGGCCAGCTGTTCGGTCAGATGGAGATATGGGCCGCCGTCGCCGAAGACCCCGCCATCACCCTGATGCCCCGCGCCCATCCCGGCGACACGCTCTCCATCGACGCGCGCGACACCAATGGCCGCGCCTATCTCGCCAAGGTGACCGTCGCCCGCCAGTCGCCCCTGCCCACCACCACCGGCGCGACCGGCCGATGATGCTCAACCGCCGACAGGCGCTGGCCGGCATGACCGGCGCCCTCCCGCTGCTGACCGGGGCCGCAACCGATGACTATCACATCGATCCGCAGCCGATCGCCGATGGCCTGTGGATGATCCATGGCGCCGATGAACCGATGCTCTTCGCCAATGGCGGCGCAATCGCCAATATTACGATCATCGCCACCCCGGCCGGCACGCTGCTGGTCGATGCCGGCCCGTCGATCCGCTATGGCCACATGCTCAGGAAAGTGGCGGAAACGCTGACCGGTCAGCCGGTCATACGGGTCTATGTCACCCATCTCCATCCCGACCATGGCATGGGCATCGCCGCCTTCGATCCCGCCATCGTCGCCGCCCTGCCCGGCACCATCGCCGACATGGAGCGGGACGGACGCGGCTTTTCCGATGCGCTCTATCGCCTGCTGGGCGACTGGATGCGCGGCACCGACCTCGCCCTGCCGGGCCGGCGGATCGACCAGCCGGCGGAGGATTTCGGCGGCCGCCGCCTGCAATTGCTGCCGCTCGCCGGCCACAGCAATGCCGATCTCGCCTTGTTGGACGAACGCACCGGCACGCTGATCGCGGGCGACCTGCTCTTCCTCGACCGCGCGCCCAGCACCCCGACCGCAAACCTTGGCCGCTGGCGCGAAAGCCTGGATGCGCTTGCCAAATTGCCGCACAAGGCGGCGATCCCCGGCCATGGCCCGTTCGATCCCGCCGGCACCCGCGCCATCGCCCAGACCCGCGACTGGCTCGACTGGCTCGATGCGACACTGCGAACCGCCGTGCAGTCCGGCCTCGACATGGTGGAGGCCGGCACCCTCCCCATCCCCGACCGCTTCGCCATCATGGCCGCCACCCGCTACGAACTGCAACGCAGCGTCGCTCACCTCTATCCCGCCCTGGAGGCGGAACTTCTGCCCAGGGTGGATCTGCCGGAGGGATGATATCGCCGGCGATTTTTCAATGGGATTCCAGCCCGTCCATGATGCCCTGCAACACCGCTGCCGACGCCTGCAGCGCCGCCCGTTCCTCCGCGTCCAGGTCCGGCGCCAGCACCCGGCTCACCCCCAGCGCCCCGATCACGCAGGGCAGGCTCAGATAGACGCCCGCCACGCCGCATTCGCCATGGGCCAGGGTCGACACCGGCAGCACCACCTGCTCGTCGCGCCGCACCGCCTCGCACAGCCGCACGATCGCCGTCGCCACGCCATAGCTTGTATGGCCCTTGCCATAGTTGATCGCATAGCCCGCCCGCATCGTCGCATGCGCCAGTTCGGCCCGGTCCAGCACCGCGCCACCGCGAAACTGGTCCAGCGTCACCCCGCCGATCCGCACGCCCGAAAAGACCGCCACCTCGCTGTCGCCATGCTCGCCCAGCACCTGCCCCTCGACCGACACCGGCGCCACCCCCAGCCGGTCGGCCAGCCGCCGGCGAAAGCGCGCACTGTTGAGCAGCGTCCCGGTGCCGATCACCTGTCCCACCGGCAGCCCCGACGCGCGCTGCGCCACCTGCGCCATCGCATCGACCGGGTTGGACGCGACGATCATCACCCCGGCAAAGCCTGCTTCCACCACCCGCCGCGCACAGTCCGCCACGATGGCGGCGCTGCGTCCGGCGACCGACAGCCGGCTTTCCTCGCCATGGGTGGTCGCCCCCGCCGTGATGACCACGATCGCCGCGTCGCCCGCATCCCGATAGTCGCCGCGCAGGACATGGGCCGGCCGCGCCAGCGCATTGGCGTCGGCAATGTCCAGCGCCTCGGCCTGCGCGCGCGGCCCGTCCGCGTCGATCAGCAATATCTGCGTGAACAGCCCGCGCAGCATCATCGCATAGGCGGCCGTGGCACCGACATGGCCGGTCCCGATGATCGCAACCTTGTCGAACCGTACCGCCATGCCTTGTCGCCTTTCGCTATTGCCCGACCGCCTCCGCCCGCGCCACCAGCGCCCGCGCCTCCTCGACATGCATCGCCTCGATCATCCGCCCCTCGAAGCGCTCGGCCCCGCCGGTCGCCGCCTCGATCAGCCGGCGCGCATCCGCCACCGCCTGCGCATCCGGGCCGAACGCCTGGTTCGCCACCGGCACCTGTCCGGGGTGGATCAGCGTCTTGCCGTCAAAGCCGAAGCCATGGCCCTCGGCGCATTCCGCCTCCAGCCCCACCTCGTCATCCAGCCGGTTGAACACACCGTCGAACACCGCGATCCCCGCCGCGCGCGCCGCCAGCACCACGCTCTGCAGCACATGGGCCAGCCCCGCCCGCCCGGCCGACGGCGGAATGCTCAGATCCTTGCGCAAATCATTGGTGCCCACGAACAGCGCCGCGCAACCCTCGCCCGCCGCGATTCCCGGCGCCGCCAGCACGCCCTTCGCGCTCTCGATCATCGCGATCACCGGCTTCTGCGCGACGGAATAGACATCCTTCACCTGCTTGGCATTCTCGACCTTGGGCAGCACCACATAGTCGACCGCGGTGCGCTTCAATGCCACCATCTCTGGCCCATGCGACGGCATCCCCTCGACATTGATCCGCACCGCCATCAGCCGCCCGCCAAAGCCCTCGCCCACGGCCTCCACCGCCGCGTCCAGCGCCGCCGCCTTGTCCGCGTCGGGCACCGCATCCTCCAGGTCCAATATCACCATGTCGCACGCCAGCGTGCGCGCCTTGGCCACCGCGCGCGGATTGGACGCGGGCAGGAACAGCAGGGATCGGGCGTGGCGCAACTGCATCTTATGTCTCTCCATCACTTTGCCTTTTCCCGTTAACGAATAGCCGCCATAGTGCGCTCCCACATTGGGGAGGACATATGGTGACGACCTTCGCACTCACGGTCACGTTTCTGGTGCTCTTCTACCTGGCGGTCAGCGTCAAGGTGGTGCGGCAGGGCTATCAATATACCATCGAGCGTTTCGGCCGCTTTACCGAGGTGGCGAAGCCCGGCCTCAATTTCTACCCCGCCTTCTTCTACGCCGTCGGCCGCAAGATCAACATGATGGAGCAGGTCGTCGACATTCCGGGGCAGGAAATCATCACCAAGGACAATGCCATGGTGTCGGTCGACGGCGTGGTCTTCTTCCAGGTGCTCGACGCCGCCAAGGCCGCCTATGAAGTGTCCGAACTCTATGTCGCCATCATGCAGCTCGCCACCACCAATTTGCGCACCGTGATGGGCTCGATGGACCTGGACGAGACCCTGTCGAAGCGCGACGAGATCAACGCCCGCCTCCTCTCCGTGGTCGATCATGCCACCAACGCCTGGGGCATCAAGATCACCCGCGTGGAACTCAAGGACATCCGCCCGCCCGCCGACATCGTCAACGCCATGGGCCGGCAGATGAAGGCCGAGCGCGAGAAGCGCGCCAACATATTGGAGGCCGAGGGCCTGAAAAGCAGCGAGATCCTGCGCGCCGAGGGCCAGAAACAGTCGCAGATCCTGGAAGCCGAAGGCCGCCGCGAAGCCGCCTTCCGCGATGCCGAGGCGCGCGAGCGCGAGGCGGAAGCCGAAGCCAAGGCGACCCAGATGGTGTCGGACGCGATCGCCGCCGGCAATCCGCAGGCGCTCAATTACTTCAGCGCCCAGAAATATACCGACGCGGTGCAGCAATTCGCCACCTCGCCCAATGCCAAGACCATTCTCTTCCCGGTCGAGGCGACCCAGCTGATCGGCACGCTCGGCGGCATCGGCCAGCTCGCCAAGGAAGCGCTGGGCGACACCCCCACCCCACCAGCGCCACCCGCCGCACCACGGCGGGGACCGTTCGGCCAGACCCAGGGCTGAGGCGCGTGGCGATGGCGCATCTGCGCAACCGGTCCGCTCTGTCAGGCCATAGCGACCAAGCCATCGCGGGCTACGCACCCATCCCGCGCGCCCAAACCACCCCCACCGCCCCGAACCGCCCACCGCCTCCGTTCGCTTCGAGCCAAGTCGAGAAGCCCGCAGCGCAACGCCTCCTCCCAAAACCGTTCGCCCTGAGCCTGTCGAAGCCTGTCCAAGGAAAAGGGCTTCGACAAGCTCAGCCCGAACGGATTGTGTTTGGCCCCACCCACCCCCGTCATTCCCGCGAAAGCGGGTCGAAGAGAGGCCCGCGCCTCTCTTCGACATCTCCCGCACTTTCCGCTATCCGCGACGCCAGAGCAATTGCGCCCCGCCGCCACCGAAACGACGCAAAAACACCCCACCCCACCAACCACAGGACCACCCCATGAACGACTGGCTCAGCATGCTCCAGGATCATTGGGCCTGGCTGGTCTTCGCCGCGCTGCTGGCGATTGCGGAGGTGCTGATCCCCGGCGTCTTCCTGATCTGGATCGCGATCGCCGCCGCCATCACCGGCCTCGCCGCGCTGGCGCTGCCGATCGGCATTCCGCTCCAGCTGCTGATCTTCGCCGCGCTCTGCGTCGTCTCGGTCTGGGCCGGGCGGCGCTGGTATGTGGACAATCCGGTGCCCTCGACCGACCCCAATCTCAACGACCGCACCGCCCGCCTGATCGGCGAACTGGTGACAGTCGTGGAGCCGATCCGCGGCGGCGAAGGCCGGGTCAAGGTCGGCGACAGCGTCTGGACCGCCCGCGGCCCGGACAGCGAAGCGGGCGCGCGGGTGCGCGTGACCGGCGCCGAGGGTGCGGTGCTGTGGGTGGAGGGGGTGTAGAGAGAAACGGCAATCCGCCATACCCGACGATCAGTGCCCTCTTGCATCCCCCTTATGGCCGTAAATCAACCTTTCTTAAGATCGTCCTCAACTGGCACCAGTTCGCCGATGTGAGGGCATGTCTGACACGATAATTTGTCCTGTCCGGTCATCGAAAGCGTAATAAATTCGTAGGCATCTTTCAGGCTGTCGCGTATTCCCACCGTTTTTCAAATGCCAATTTGCGGAAATTCTTCTTCCCTGAAAATCGAAGGTATATTCATCGGCGCCACATGGTGCATTTGTTATGCCATCGAACACAGGAATATTAGACAACTCTCCACCACCTTCTAAAAATCTGGTTCTAGCGTCATAAGCGAGCCATCGGATCGCTCTTCCAGCAACGTCAATGTCTTGAAACTCAGATTTCTTAGCTCCGTGCCTAGCGGCCGATGCTAATGTGAGCCGACCCGTAAAGGTGACATCACACCAATCTACAAATTCTTCCCATTTTGAAGGAATGGGTGCCTCGGCCACTTCTTTACCAACTTCAGAGAGCGAGGCCTCCAAAATCGCAATCCGCGCGGCTGAAGAATACAACTGCGTCTCTGCGATATCAGCTCGATCGCTTTCCTCCTCGGATAGCTGTAGGGCCTGATCAACTTGCCCCTGCAAATCGTCAATTTGCGAATTAAGAGCAGCAACCTGCGCCTCGAGGGTAATGACCCGTTCACCGTCATTTACACCTGTTGCAGCTTGCGCGACCTTCTGTTTCTGAACGGCAGCGCTTCGAACTGCAGCAAAAGAAACGATTTCATGCCCAAGCCTACTTCTGCGAAGACTATCGCGCGCAACACTTCGCTGCAATTCAGCCGCTGTTTCAGCAGGTGACCTTCTGACGTGATAACCGAGGATAAGTCGGTGACCTCGAGGATCGGTGTCGAGATCGAAACCTGGTTGGTAAACACGCACCCCCCCATGAAAAACTGTCAGTTCTTTTCCTAGGGTATCGCTCAAATGAAAACTGAGTGCAGCAGGGAGCGAAACGACATGTGCCAAACCACACAACGCCTTCCCAAGCGAATCCACATCAAGCATAGGTCTTGATGGATCACCTTCACGTTCATCACCCGTTGCGACAATAATTGGCAATTTACGCTTTGGACTGTTGAGCCAATCGAACAACATTTCCACATGGTCAATTTCGCTGACGTGATGTGCGGCAGTCCTTATTGGCACCGGTCCGTCGACAAGTCCACAGACATCCGCGATCTGAAGCACAGGCCCAGGAACCGCAGGTTCGATAACCAATTGGCGCTCAGAAGAATTAACAAGCAGGCGAAGACCAAGCGTTACGCTACCGCTCTGGCTAGCCCTACCAAGACTGATCTCGCTGGACCATATCCGACCGGCCACATTTTTATCGGGATCATCAGCTCTGAGTGACCAAATAACTCCGTCACCATTTTCTACGCAACTTGCCATAGTAGCTCGACCCGCCACCGGCAGTTCAAAATGCATTCCATTCCATGCTTCAGCTGGAAGAATGGAACCAGCACGTTTTCGGGCCCATTTTAGAATTTCACTACGAGCAGCATTCATAACATCAAAATTACTGTTATTAGATATTTCTGATACAACTCTGAGAATCTCTCTCACCAACAAATCTTGAATCAGCACCTCTCATATTCGTCATAAAATTTGAATATTGCTCTTCCATTCCAACAATTCTTCCGCGCATTACAACACCCCCTCAAAAGCATCTAAATCTAATCGACCAACCCACGAAAACCGACCCGTTCTCAGACACACATTTCATCTGAAGATTCAGCTATAAAATACATTTCATTCATCAGCAGCAAATATGTATGAAAAGGCTTTCCATTCTATCGACTTACGGAAATTTTTCGCCCGCACTGAAAGGTCGTATTTACCCACCCTGTCCTACACCTCCACCCGCATGATAGCCTCGCCGGCATGACCGACATGCCCCTTCTCCACTTCACCTCCGTCCCGATGCTGCGCCGGCGCGCGTCGGGATGGTCGCCGGCCGCGCAGCGGGCCTTTATCGACATGCTGGCGCGCTGTGGCGTGGTGGCGCAGGCGGCGCGCAGCGTCGGCTGTTCGCCGCGCTCGGCCTATCAGCTGCGGCAGAAACAGGGGGCGGAGAGTTTTGCCGCCGCCTGGGACTGGGCGCTGGAGATGGGGCTGGACGCCGCTCGCGCCCAGGCGATCGCGCTGACCCGCTGCGCGCAGGTCCGCCCCATCGTCCGGCGCGGCGTGGTGGTCGGCCATCGCCGCGCGCCCGACAATCGGGTGATGCTGGCGGCGATGCGCACCATCTGTGCCGAGCGCAGCGGTGCCCGCGCCGCCATGCCCCATCGCCAGCGCATCGCCCTGCGCGATCTGGTCGCGGAACTCTCGATCAGCGCGCCGGAGATCGACCTTGGCAGCATCGCCCGATTATTATGATCTGTCGCAGGTAGGAAATAAGATGTCGAAATGTGCGGGAAATATGCGAAGTTAAGAGAGCGATTTCCAATCCGGCGCCCCGCCGGATGACTCGGAAATCGCGCCAGCCGCGTGAATTCCTACGGAGACCCTTTTCGCCATGACGACCTCCCGCCGCGATTTCCTCGTCGCCGGCTCCTCCGCCCTCGCTCTGTCCGCGCTCCCCGTCCGCGCCCTGGCGCAGGCGACCACCGCAGACGCCCGCGCAGAAGCCCTGCTCGCCGGCATGGCCGAAGCGATGCTGGCCGATGCGCCCGAAACCGCGAGCGGCCTTGGCCTCGACACCGGCGCCCGCGTCCCGCTCAAAGCGCGCCTGGGCGACAAGAGCCCGGCCGGCCAGGCGCGGATCGCCGCCCATGTGAAGGATCGCCTGACCCAGCTGCGCGCCGTCGATCTCGACGCCCTGTCGCCCGCCACCCGCACCGATGTGGAGGTGGTGCGCGCCGCCCATGAACTGGCCGATGCCGGCTTCGCCTTCCCCTTTGGCGACATGGCGATGATGAACAGCAACTGGTCCTATCGCAACGCGCCCTATGCCGTTGCCCAGAATACCGGCGCCTTCATCGAGACGCCCGATTTCCTCGACGCCAATCACGCCATCGCCACCCCGGCCGACGCCGACGCCTATCTCGAACGCCTCAGCCAATATGCCGCCAATCTCGACGGCGAGACCGAGCGGTTCCGCCATGACGCCGGCATCGGCGTCGTCGCCCCCGCCTTCCTGCTCGACAAGACGCTGGGCCAGATGAAGGCGGTGCAGGGCCAGCCGATCGACCAGTGGGTGCCGGTCGCCTCGATCGCGCGCCGCACCAAAGACATGCAGGGCGATTATGCCGCCAAGGCGCAGCAGATCACCCGCACCGCCATCGCCCCCGCGCTCGCCCGCCAGGCCGCCGAACTCACCCGCCAGCGCGCCACCGCGACCATGGATGCGGGCGTGTGGAAACTGCCGCAGGGCGATGCCTATTATGGCTGGGCGCTGCAGGCCGGCACCACCACCACCATGTCGCCCGACGAAGTCCATGCGCTGGGCCAGGAACAGCTCAAAGCCCTCCAGTCGGAAATGGACCAGCTCCTGAAATCCCTCGGCATGACCAAGGGGACCGTGGGTGAACGGATGACGGCGATGGGCAAGGATCCCCGCTATCTCTTCCCCAATGATGACAAGGGTCGCCAGCAGATCCTCTCCTATATCGACGGGCGCCTCGCCGACATCCGCACCCGCCTGCCCCGCGCCTTCGCGACCCTGGTGCCCGCCAAGCTGGTAGTGAAGCGGGTGCCGGTGGAGATCGAGGCCGGGGCGCCGGGCGCCTATGCCGGCGCGGGCACGATCGACGGCAGCGTGCCGGGCAATTATTATATCAACCTGCGCGATACCAGCATCTGGCCGCGCTATTCGCTGCCGACGCTTTGCTATCATGAGGGGATTCCGGGCCATATCTGGCAGGGCGAATATACGTATAAACTCCCCCTGATCCGCTCCATGCTCGCCTTCAACGCCTATTCGGAGGGCTGGGCGCTCTATGCCGAGCAGCTGGGCGACGAGCTGGGCGCCTATGATGGCGATGTCGCCGGGCGGCTGGGCTATCTCCAGTCGATCGCCTATCGCTGCTGCCGCCTGGTGGTCGACACCGGCCTCCATGCCAAGCGCTGGACCCGCGACCAGGCGATCCACTGGTTCGCCACCACCAACGGCTCCACGGTCGAGGATGTGCAGGGCGAGGTCGACCGTTATTGCGCCTGGCCGGGCCAGGCCTGCGGCTACAAGGTCGGCCATGGCGAAATCGTCCGCCTGCGCGGAATGGCGCAACAGGCGCTGGGCGACAAGTTCGACTTCCGCCTGTTCAACGATGCCGTGGTCAAGGGCGGCGGCGTGCCGATGACCGTGCTGGCGAAAAATGTCGACGCCTATGTCGCCCAGAGGAAGGGCGCGTAACGGACACGTCCGTCAGTGGACATGACATCCTCCCCTGCAAGGGGAGGGGGACCGGCGAAGCCGGTGGAGGGGTGTCACGCTATCGATGGCATGACACCCCTCCGTCAGCACTTCGTGCTGCCACCTCCCCTTGCAGGGGAGGATGGAAGAGCAGCCGTCCTGCTGAACATCCACTGCGCCATCACAAAGAAAAAAAGGGCCGGAGGATCGCTCCCCCGGCCCTTCCCTATTCTCGCTGCCGCAGCGCTTAGCCTACGAACGCGCGCTCGATCACGAACTGCCCCGGCGCGGCGTTGGAGCCTTCGGTGAAGCCCTGCTCCTCGAAGAACGCCGCGAACTGCTTGATCATCTCCATGCTGCCGCACATCATGATCCGGTCGGTTTCGGGATCGAACTTGGCCGCGCCCGGAATCCCCTCGAACAGCTTGCCGCTCTCGACCAGCTTGTCGATGCGCTCATTGTTGGGGAATTCTTCCCGCGTCACGGTCGGCACATAATGGAACTGGCCGGCGGCCTGTTCCGACACCAGCGGGTCTTCGGCCCACTTGCCTTCCATCTCTTCGCGGAAGGCGAGGTCGCTGACGCGGCGCACCGAATGCACCACCACGACCTGCTCGTAGAACTCATACACGTCCGGGTCGCGCGGCAGGCTCAGGAACGGCGCCAGGCCGGTGCCGGTCGACAGCATGAACAGCCGCTTGCCCGGCAGCAGCGCGTCGGTCACCAGCGTGCCGGTCGGCTTGCGGCCGAGATAGATCTGGTCGCCCGGCTCGATCTTCTGCAGCTTGCTGGTCAGCGGACCGTCCTGCACCTTGATCGACAGGAATTCGATTTCCTCGTCCCAGGCCGGGCTGGCGATCGAGTAGGCGCGCAGCAGCGGCTTGCCATTGTCGCCCTTCAGGCCGATCATGATGAACTCGCCCGAACGGAAGCGGAAGCTTGCCGGGCGGGTGATGCGGAAGCTGAACAGATGCTCGTTCCAGTGCTTCACCGACAGCACGGTTTCCACGGAAAGCGCGCCGGTGGGTTCCAGAACCGGCTTTTCGATCGTCACGTCGGTCAAGACCTTATCCTTGCATTTCGTCGGCGCCGCCATGATCGGGCGGCGCTAGTTGCGGATCATTCGCAATAATGGTGTAGTCCGCAAATGGCCCCACCGCATCGCGAAGGCAAGGCCAAAAAAACTTGGGGGCAACCAAGGGCCGGCTTTGCCGGCCCGCGCCGCAACCTGTTCAGCCGAACAGCCCCTTGGCCAGGCCGCTCAGTTCATTGAGCGGATTGCCGTCGCCATCGCGGTCCAGGAAGCCGCCCAACTGGCCCAAAATCGCCTCCGGCCCGCCAAACTGGCCCAGCAACTGCTGCAGCGCATCGGCCGACACGCCATGCTCGGCCGCCGTCTCGGCCAGTGCCGACACGCTGGTCTCGCCGCTGCCGATCTTGGCGCCGATCTCGTTCAGCAGGCCCTGCATCTGTTCCGGCTCCAGCCCGACCTTCTGCGCGATCGCTTCCAGCCCGCCCAGATTGCCCATCAGATTGTCGAACATGCCCATGCTAATCTCCGCTGCCATGATAGGCGGACAGCATAGCACCGCCACGCCCGCGCCAAAAGCAAAAGAGCCGGAGCGTTCCCGCCCCGGCCCCTTCCCTACACTGCTGCGTCCGATCAGGCGCCCATTCAGGCCGCCGTCAGCGCCGCGCTGCGCACGCCATCGTCAACATGCTCCTCGAACTGGGCGAAATTGTCGACAAAGGCCTTCACCAGCGTCGCCGCGGTCGCGTCATAGCCGTCCTTGTCCG encodes:
- a CDS encoding pseudoazurin, whose protein sequence is MLHRSALAIIGGLAMASAMPAAAKDITVHMKNKGADGAMVFEPSFVKAAPGDVIHFQPTDPSHNAETISTMLPAGATPMKGAMNKEAVLTVSKPGLYGIKCMPHYSMGMVALVQVGKPTAADVTAAKAAKLPPFAAKRMNAALSQVK
- a CDS encoding rhodanese-like domain-containing protein, whose product is MRARIGLMALLLMPGVALAQEAGLFDAEGYRIAHYRGPVHRPPEGVGRIAPAAIAGLRPDIDMILIDVLPAEGGHRAADGRWQLAQLHESIPGAHWFPESGRGAPMPDIADWFARGVARLTGGKRDRMIVTFCRADCWMGWNAARRLRAMGYRNIWWLAEGTDGWRDLGRDLEPVQPARR
- a CDS encoding quinoprotein dehydrogenase-associated SoxYZ-like carrier; translation: MNRRKTLTAMAMSCLLAIGGTAPARAPYPADPLHSPMWTAHAQTIFGDDPVRFDPRVKVSYPEIAENQRSFPVALDARGLGPDLGPVRRMLILADLNPIPIAIDYRPDGAEPYVATRIKLDQRTPVRGAVQLADGQWLVSGGWVDAAGGGCSAPPVSRVKGDWAQHLGEMRGEAWPMADGASRLRVTFRHPMDTGFVANIPTYHIEQMRVTGPDGQLFGQMEIWAAVAEDPAITLMPRAHPGDTLSIDARDTNGRAYLAKVTVARQSPLPTTTGATGR
- a CDS encoding quinoprotein relay system zinc metallohydrolase 1, producing the protein MMLNRRQALAGMTGALPLLTGAATDDYHIDPQPIADGLWMIHGADEPMLFANGGAIANITIIATPAGTLLVDAGPSIRYGHMLRKVAETLTGQPVIRVYVTHLHPDHGMGIAAFDPAIVAALPGTIADMERDGRGFSDALYRLLGDWMRGTDLALPGRRIDQPAEDFGGRRLQLLPLAGHSNADLALLDERTGTLIAGDLLFLDRAPSTPTANLGRWRESLDALAKLPHKAAIPGHGPFDPAGTRAIAQTRDWLDWLDATLRTAVQSGLDMVEAGTLPIPDRFAIMAATRYELQRSVAHLYPALEAELLPRVDLPEG
- a CDS encoding lactate/malate family dehydrogenase, which produces MAVRFDKVAIIGTGHVGATAAYAMMLRGLFTQILLIDADGPRAQAEALDIADANALARPAHVLRGDYRDAGDAAIVVITAGATTHGEESRLSVAGRSAAIVADCARRVVEAGFAGVMIVASNPVDAMAQVAQRASGLPVGQVIGTGTLLNSARFRRRLADRLGVAPVSVEGQVLGEHGDSEVAVFSGVRIGGVTLDQFRGGAVLDRAELAHATMRAGYAINYGKGHTSYGVATAIVRLCEAVRRDEQVVLPVSTLAHGECGVAGVYLSLPCVIGALGVSRVLAPDLDAEERAALQASAAVLQGIMDGLESH
- a CDS encoding HpcH/HpaI aldolase/citrate lyase family protein: MQLRHARSLLFLPASNPRAVAKARTLACDMVILDLEDAVPDADKAAALDAAVEAVGEGFGGRLMAVRINVEGMPSHGPEMVALKRTAVDYVVLPKVENAKQVKDVYSVAQKPVIAMIESAKGVLAAPGIAAGEGCAALFVGTNDLRKDLSIPPSAGRAGLAHVLQSVVLAARAAGIAVFDGVFNRLDDEVGLEAECAEGHGFGFDGKTLIHPGQVPVANQAFGPDAQAVADARRLIEAATGGAERFEGRMIEAMHVEEARALVARAEAVGQ
- a CDS encoding SPFH domain-containing protein yields the protein MVTTFALTVTFLVLFYLAVSVKVVRQGYQYTIERFGRFTEVAKPGLNFYPAFFYAVGRKINMMEQVVDIPGQEIITKDNAMVSVDGVVFFQVLDAAKAAYEVSELYVAIMQLATTNLRTVMGSMDLDETLSKRDEINARLLSVVDHATNAWGIKITRVELKDIRPPADIVNAMGRQMKAEREKRANILEAEGLKSSEILRAEGQKQSQILEAEGRREAAFRDAEAREREAEAEAKATQMVSDAIAAGNPQALNYFSAQKYTDAVQQFATSPNAKTILFPVEATQLIGTLGGIGQLAKEALGDTPTPPAPPAAPRRGPFGQTQG
- a CDS encoding NfeD family protein codes for the protein MNDWLSMLQDHWAWLVFAALLAIAEVLIPGVFLIWIAIAAAITGLAALALPIGIPLQLLIFAALCVVSVWAGRRWYVDNPVPSTDPNLNDRTARLIGELVTVVEPIRGGEGRVKVGDSVWTARGPDSEAGARVRVTGAEGAVLWVEGV